The Sporocytophaga myxococcoides genome contains the following window.
GGAATTGAAATACTCCTGCAGGCAGAATATCTTCTTTTTTAACTTCAGGCAGATCAGTAAAATTGAAATTTTAATGCCTGTTTAATTGTTCCTGAATTCGGGGAAATCTCGTTTTTAAGTAAAAATAGTTTGTTGAAAGTATAAACCTTATGCAATATACAATTCCTTTAAAGGTACTAGTGAGAGAAAGCGGAAGGCTGTTTCTTTTTTTTCTGGTAGGAACAGTGCTGATTACTTCTTTGCAGGAATTAAGCTTAAAGGGTTTGCTCATTAAATTCATAACTCTGAGTACACTTTTTATTTCCTATTTCGCTATCAATATTGTTCTGTTTTCCTTCTTTGACAAAAGACGGAAATATCCTGGTGAAAGGATATCTCGAAAAACCTTTGCAATCGGTTACCCTCTTACCCTGATAGTTTTTACCTTGCAGCATACACTGCTGCTATATCTGCACAATACCGGAATCTTTGTACAAAAAAGTTTACCAGGAACAGGTGTCGAACCACTCAACGGCTGGCAGCTTGCCATCTTTATCAGTTATGCCAACTTTGTAATGTATACCTTCATTTTCCTGATACATAATTTCGTTATCGATCAGTATGAAAAAAACCGGATACAAATGGAGTTGCTTCAACTGAAAGCTTCCAATATGGAGACGACCAATCAGCTACTTCAACAGCAGATAAAACCGCATTTTCTTTTCAATGCATTGAACATTCTGAAATCACTCATCCGAAAAGATCCTAAAAGCGCTGAAACTTACCTGTTAAAACTTTCAGATTTTCTCAGGGTAACTATTACCAAAAACAAAAGCGGTACAGCTACCATACGGGAGGAACTGAAGATCTGTAACGATTATATGGAAATGCAGAAGATACGATTCGGGGACGCCTTAATCTATCATGTCAATCTTAATGAAAAAGACGAGTTCTATAATAAGAAACTTCCATTTTTCTCCATTCAGCCTTTGCTGGAGAATGCTATAAAACACAATGAACTTACCCCTGAGAATCCTTTATGCATTACCATAGAAACGGAGGGGAACAGCATTATTGTACAAAACAATCTTCAACTTAAGACCAAAGTAGAAGTTTCAACTGGCAATGGCCATAGCATACTAAAAGAAAGATACAAATTGTTGACAGGAGATGATGTTCAAATTGACCAGAATGACAAAGCATATTCGGTAAGTCTTAAAATTCTTGATGAGTAATGGATATTATTATAATCGAAGACGAACCGATAACTGCGGAAGATCTCAGGGAAATAATCATTCAGGTAAATCCGCAGTCCAATGTAGTGAAGATATTGAGCTCTGTAAAGGAGGCTATCTCTTATCTTAAAGCGAACCCTACAGTTGATCTTATTTTCAGTGACATACAATTGGGGGATGGGCTTAGTTTTGAAATTTATCAGCAGGTAGATGTCAAAGCTCCTATCGTGTTCTGCACAGCCTATGATGAATATGCCCTGACAGCGTTCAGGACCAATGGTATTCATTATATTCTTAAGCCTTTTAATGAAGTAATGATACAGGAAGCCCTTACCAAGTTCCACTCACTCAAATCCACATTTAGTCTGGATAGTCAGGCATTGTTGCAGCTTATGCAGACATTGACCAGGGCTCCTCAGGAAAAAAGCACTTCTATTCTGGTGTATCAGCGTGAAAAAGTCATTCCTGTTAAAATCAAAGATATTGCCCTGTTTTATATCAAGAATGAAGTATGTCATTTGCATACGTTTGATCAGAAAAATTATCTAGTAAACAAATCATTGGATGAGATACAACAAATCGTGGGCAATGACTTTTACAGGGCCAACAGACAATTTATCATTAACCGGGATGCGATAAAAGAGGCGTCTTCTTATTTAGCCCGTAAGGTAAATATCATTCTTAATATTCCTTTCAACGAATCCATTATGGTGAGTAAGGAAAAAATGAGTGATTTTTATGTCTGGCTAACGGGAGAGTAGAAAGAAAGACGAATTTTCTTTTTCCAAAATATTATAGAGTCTTTAGCAATACTTTTTATTCCTAAAAGGCTATTTTCAACGTGCAAAACCTAGGCTGGGAGGAGATTTTTGTTTTGCTTATTTGATAAAGATAACAATATATCTGTTATAATTATTTGTCGTGTCTGTATTTCAGAAAGTTGATTTCCGTTTAAAACTTTGGAATTGAATATGTGAAAAATAATAGTCAATAGTGAGTATAGAGCGGTCAAGCTAAAGATACACGAGCTGACGGATCATGTATTCAATCAATCCTTAGAAGTTGATATGTACATATAGGAAGACTTAATTTCTGTATATGCACATGTTTGTGTAAAATGAAAGTTCGCAAGCTCTGGTCACCCTCATAAGTGAGTTCTTTGTCAAAGTCTCCGATTACTATTGGTGTAAAAATGAAGTAAATTACATGCAGTAAGCTAAACTTTATTAACAAGTAATTTTAAAGCAACAGTGGTGGTTTGATAATAAATGAAATCATCAAAAGAGAAGGCCCATGAAATAAAAGCTGACAACATTTTATAAGTTAAATCAATGTAATCCTAAATGAACCATCTTGTATAATGATAAGTTGGGGATTTCATTAATTAGTTTTTCGTATCTTCAAAATAAAACATATATATTGGTTTATTTATGGGGTATAAACAAAGGCGTATCAAAATTCTATCTGATTATTTGTATAATGCTTTCAAGAAGGAACTGAGTTTTACTATATAGTATTCTCTTTGAATTTTTAATATCTTACCAGGGAAACAACTTTGATACATAGCTTATGTGTAAAGTAAAGTTTGCAATGCAATTAATGTTTTTATTTGAAAAAAGTACTTTTTATTACACTTTGAAGTTTGTGGATAACATTTTTGCTTTTATTTGTATTGTGTGATAAAATTCAAATATTACACCTTTAATTATGTTATAAAATGGATGAATGTATTTTTTTTTGCTTTTTTTATGCTGTATATTACATTATTATTACATTAGATGGTTTACTGGAATGGAATTAATTGTTAGGTTTGTAACAGATTTCAAGTGCCAGAACTTTTTGTTTTATGTTATTATTTGTAAAGTCATATTGTATAAAAAGATACAATATTTTTTATCTTTTTAGTTGTTTTTTACTTGCTACACCTTGCCTAGCACAAGATATAACAGTAACAACATCAAATTATTCGGTTCCTGCTTCTACGACACTTACAATCAATAGTGTTTATATGCAAGGAGGCACTCTTACTGTTCCTTCAACCAGTAAGCTTATTGTAAATCTTGATATTACTTATGGGCCTAGTGGAGGAACAATCCTGGTCCAGGATGGTGGCCAATTGACAGTAAACAATATCAATATGAACCAATATTCAGGAACCTTAAATATTGGTAATAATTGTGTTGTAATTTTAAATAATACCCTTAATGCTGCTGCAAATAGCACGATCAGTATAGGTACTAATACTTCTGTGACAGCGACTGGTGATCTTAATTTTAATTTTGTCAGCTTCAGTGCCAATACAGGAGCCAATTTAATATTTACCAATGCAACAATAGATGGATCTTCTGTTGTTAATATGCAGCAGGCAACACTTGAGGTTAGAAGTAATTTTACATTTAACAGCGGAACAACCAACCTTCTCGGAGGCTCATCCTTAAAGGTAAATGGAAATTTAAATATCAAATCTGCAGGCAAGTTTTACTCAAAGAATGCAAGCAAGATATATTTAAAAGGAAACTGGCAGAATGATCATCCTGCGGGTTCAGACTTTAATGTTACTGGTAGTGAGACCATTCTTAATCTTAATGGTACTACACAGCAAGTAAATGGACAGACAGGACAGAATTTTTATAATGTAGAATGTGTAGGGAATTACATTAAAACATTTCTGAATAATGTAACGATTACCAATCTTCTAGATTTAGGGGCTTCTACTCTTTACATGGATGGTGGCATTATTACTATAAATAATCCCTCTCCATCTTCAATTAACAGGACCACAGGTTTTGTTGCAAATTTTGAATGGAATGGAACCTTTGTAAGAAATACGAATTCAACATCTGATTATCTTTTTCCTGTAGGTGCAAAGAATAATTCTGGTATATGGATTTATAGACCAGTCATACTTCAACCTAAACAAGCAACCGCAGGTGTTTATAGTGTAAAAGCTGTTTATAATACGGTAACTGTTCATTCGGTTTATGATCTGGGAACTTCTTTGATTCCCCGTCCTTCAACTCCTCCTCCATATCCTTTAAATGAAAAGTTTTATCACAAAATAGAACGGACAAGTGGTCCGGCAGTTGATATTACGATCTTTTATGATCAAAGCCAGGATGGTACTTTTAATACAATTGGCCAATACAAAACTACTACAAATAAATGGGAAGCTGTTGCGAATGTCCAGGCAGGTCCTGTGGCAAGTCCACTAATCAGCTTAAAGGCTTTAAGTGTCAATGACTTTAGTTCTCCGGAATTTTTAGTTGCAAATGGATATGTTCAGGTTCCATTATATTCTTATGCTGTCTTAAAATCCAAGCCAGACGGAGGATATTATCTTACAGAGGATAAACAGTTGAAATTTAGGTTTGAAGAAGAGTACTCTGTTCCTACTGGCACATCTTTGACTTATAGAGTTTATGACAAAAGCAGGAACCTGAAAACTCTGCAAAACCAAAATGTCAGTTATGGAGATAACAGATACAGTGTAGACGTTACCTCGCTTACCTCAGGTGATTTTTACTGGCTTGAAGTTGAGAATTCCAAAAGCGAAAAATGGTATTTAAGATTTAAAGTAAATGAATAATAGTTTTAAAATTTTCTCTGCCCTCTTTATACTTCTCTTTCTTATCGGGGGAGTTGGGATTTATCTTTTAATTCCTAAAATTGGCTATATCAATAGCAGCAAGGTTTTTAGTGAATTTAAACTGAAAAAGGAATTAGAAACAGATTTAAAGAAATTAGAGCTTGCCAAACAGAGAGATCTTGATAGTTTAAAAGCTGAGTTAGAGATATCTTATAATGAATTGAATAACTCAGCAAAAAAGTCAGAGAAAAATATTAATGAATTTAAAGTTGCTCAGCAACAGTATTACATAAGAGAAAAGCAATACAATGAAAATTATCAAAGAGCTGCAGACGAGTATACTCAACAAGTTTGGAAGCAGCTCAATACTTTCATAAAGGAATTTGGTAAAAAGAAGGGGTACGATTTTGTTCTTGGGGCTAATGGGGCTGGAGAAATTATGTATGCTGATGAGAATGACGATTTAACAGAAGAAGTATTGGAATATTGTAATAAACGCTATGATGGCGACATTAAGTAAAATTTATTTTTCTACATTTTTTGCGATTTTAATTTTTAGTTGTAAAAGTTCTAATCAAGAAAAAACACTTAGTCCTGAATCAATGAATGCAGGCTTAATTCCATCTTTAATAGCCTCCATAAAAGGTACCAATAAGACTTTAAAGGTAAGCGAGTATATAAAATGGATAGAGGACAAAGATAATGGCCTTATTGATTCAAGAGATTTTGATGACTTGAATTATTATGTTCAGTATAAGCCTATAGACTATGTAACTTTAAAGACTTTGGGACCAAATGGGCTTAATAAAAACATTTTTGCTGAAACTAAAAAGGAATATGAAGGAATGCAGTATTTCACATTAACCTTATCAAACAGATTGAGTCAAGGGGATCTTTTAAAGTATGACGTTACGGGAGGGAAGGAGTATCAGCATAGAGTAAATTACTTTGCCTTTGATGGTCAGAACGATATAAAACTTATTCAGGGAACTGATACATTATATTGTAAGCTTTATCATTTTGAAAGAACTTATAATATCGGGCCATTTGTAAACCTTCTTATAGGCTTTGATTTGCCTTCAAAGAAAAATCAATCTTCTGATAAAATACTAACATTTCATGACCGGGCATTTGGTAATGGAATTATTAAACTTAAAATAAAATCAGAGAATGTGGAGCAGATTCCAGATCTAATTTTTTAGGCTTTATGATTAAGATAAATAATAGGAAAAGAAAATTATTGAAAGTGACAGCCTGTTTCCTGGCTATCAATATTCTTTCACAAACCTTGTTTCCGACTGCAGTCTTTGCTTTAACAGGTGGACCAAGCCAGCCAGAGGTGCAAAGCTTTTCTCCTGTAGGAACTTCGGAAATGGTTAACCTTTCATCAGGTGACTTTACTTATAACATACCATTGCTTGATGTTGGTGGATATCCCATTAATATCACCTATAACGGAGGAGTATCAATGGATCAGGAGGCAAGTTGGGTTGGTTTGGGATGGAACATAAATCCTGGGGTTATCAACAGGAATATGAGAGGATTGCCTGATGATTTTAAAGGTGACGATGTTGAAAAAGAATTTAATATCCTTGATCAACGAAATTTTGGAACAAGCGCAGTCGGCTCTGCTCAGCTTCTCGGACTTGATTTTATTAGACTTGGTTTTGGTTTGGGAGTTTCTTACAGTAATTATACAGGAATAGGCTTTGAGATCACAGCCAGACCATCCCTGACTTCTGGAGATAAAAGCAAAGGAAGTATGAGCATAGGACTTGGTATTACAGCAAGTTCGCAAAGTGGTGTAGATCTTTCTCCTTCTTTGAGTTTTCAAAAACAGGTTAAGGAAAAGGAAAGTTCGGTAATTGGAGTTGGGGCTTCTTTGGGATTAAATTTTAACTCAAGAGAGGGCTTGAAGAGTTTGTCACTAGGCCTTTCTCGTGTGGAAACAAATACCATGAATATTCTTGGTAGGGATGGTAAATCATACAAAGTAGAGTTAGGGGTGGCTGAAAGCCAAAATGGAGGCGGTTCCATCAGTTTCTCCACACCAACTTATGTTCCTCGCTATGACATGCACATGTTTAATGTTTCGACCACCTTTTCTGCAACTTTAGGTGGGGAATTTTACAGTCTACACCCGAGTTTAAACATGGTAGGGTATTATAGCGGTCAGCATTTACTTGAGAAACAAAGAAAGGTTAATGCTTATGGATATCTTTATTCTCAATTTGCAGGAGCAGAGAGCTTACATGATTTTAACAGAGAAAAAGATGCAGCTTACAAACCCGGTATTACTCCTAATCTTCCTTTAACCAATTATACTTATGATGTATATGGAGTCTCCGGACAAGGTATAGGTGGAAACTATCGCTTGTATAGAAATGATGTCGGAATTGTCACTGATCCGTTTTCGTTTAATATCGGAACTGGCGGAAGTGTCGGAGTTGAAATTGGATTAGGTAATGCAGCTCATGCCGGTGTTGATTTTTCAGCTTCCTTATCGGGATCTTGGTCTGGAGCATGGACAAAACAAAACAGTGCAAGAGGATTATTAAAATTCAAAGGTTCAGACGTGGCAGATCCTTCTTATGAAACTGCATTTTTTAAACAAGCAGGAGAAAAAACCTCTGAATCCGATCCTGACTTTTTTAATAATATGGGCGGTTTTGATGCTGTAATGATAGGTTTAAGAGATGTTGGAGCTGATCATTATGCAACTTCAAAATTTGTAAAGAAGGACTATTCTGAATCAGAGATTAACTCCTCAAACATAAAAAGAAAGAAAAGACAGACAAGAAATCAGAATATATCTTATCTCACGGCATCTGAAGCAGTGGATTATGCACTGGTAAAAGAAATTGAGAATTACCCATTTAATGTTCATACTATTAACAGCTCTTATGGATATGATATTCCTGCAGGAAATAAGACATCAAGATTAATCGAAAGCAATGGACATCATATTAGCGAAATGCAGGCAGTCAGGCCAGATGGAGCAAGATATGTTTACGGCATTCCTGCATACAATTTTACACAGAAGGAAGTGAGCTTTTCTGTTGAAGATAAAAAAGTTAATTGTCAGACTGGTCTTGTAACCTATACGCATGGGACAGATAATACAAAACAAAATTCAAGTGGTCTTGAACATTTTTATGAAAAAACGACTACACCTGCCTATGCTCATTCATATCTTTTGACAGCAATTCTATCACCTGATTATAGCGATCTTACAGGAAATGGACCAAGTAATGACGATCTTGGGTCATATACAAAAATTAACTATTCCAAAGTAGTTCCTGATTATAAATGGAGAGTTCCGTTTGAGGAAAATTATGCCAGTTATAATGAAGGTATGAAGAGTATTCCGATTACTTCTGATAAAACGGATGATAAAGCCAGTTATATCTATGGTGAAAAGGAGCTATGGTATGTGCATTCAATTGAAACCAGAACTCATGTTGCTGATTTTATTCTTGAGGACAGGCTTGACGGAAATGGTGTACAGGGTGAGCAAGGCGGATTGATTCCTGATGACAATCTTAGAAAAGCCAAGTCAATGAAAAGACTGAAGGAGATAAGATTGTATTCAAAACCAGACAAGAAGAAAAATGGTGCTAATGCTACGCCAATTAAAGTTGTGCATTTTGAATATGATTATTCACTCTGTACTGATATTGGGAATAACGAATCTAGTAAAAAAGGAAAAACTGCTGCCAACCGTGGAGGGAAGCTGACTCTAAAGAAGATTTATTTTACTTATGGCAACTCCAATAAAGGAAAGATGAGTCCATATCAGTTTATTTATAGCTCTTCTAATCCTAATTATAACCTTAAAGGTTATGACAGATGGGGAAATTATAAATTCAATCCTTCCCTTGAAAATTGTACAGATCCTAAATCGGTTTTAAGTACTGCAGATTTCCCATATGTTGAGCAGGGTTATGAATCAGCTGCTGAAAATGTTTCTGCATGGTCATTAAGTCAAATAAAGCTACCTTCCGGAGGTATTATAAAAGTAGAACTAGAGTCTGATGATTATGCATATGTGCAGGACAAGGCTGCTATGCAGATGTTCAAAGTTACCGGAACAGATAGAAATAATCCGGGGATTGGTTCAAATCCTGTGAACGATAATCCATTAATGACTGATCATCCATCCGATGTGAGCAACTCCGTAGTTTATTTTAAGCTGCACAAGGATATTCCTTCGGGAACTTCTCAGGGTGATGCAGATAAAATAATCAGAGAGGACTATATAAGAGGGATAGATCAGATTTATTTTAAATTTTTCATTAACCTCAATAAAAAGAACGGGGAAGAAGCTTTTGAATATGTACCGGGTTATGCAAAAATAGATAACAATCAATATGGAGCAGTACCTGCATCACAAGGGGCTAATTATACACATGGATGGGTAAGGCTGAAAGAATCGGGTGTGAGAACGCACGGTGGAGGTGATGGAGTGAATCCTATCAGCAAGGCAGCATGGCAGTTTGCCAGGCTCTATACTCCTCGAATTGCCTATGGACAGGGAGAACAGAAGGAATTACCAGATCTTAAAGATATGCTCAATGCTATGATGGGAGCCTTAAATGCAATGACAGAGTTGTTTAAAGGTTTTAATCGTAAGATGAGGAATGATGATCATGGAAAAATATTTATTAAGGAAAAATCCTTCATCAGATTACACAATCCTGATGGCAAAAAATATGGAGGAGGAGCAAGGGTAAAAAGTATACGTTTAAGTGACGAATGGAAAATAATGGCTGGCGCAGCTGCAGGACAGACAAGTGAATATGGACAGGAATACAAGTATACCATGACTGAAGACAGGAACGGTCAGAAGAGAACCATCAGTAGCGGTGTAGCTGGATATGAGCCTGTACTTGGCGGTGATGAAAATCCTTTCAGACAGCCAATATTTACTCAGGAAGAAAAATTCTTGATTCCAAGTACTGACTATTATACAGAAAAACCAATGGGGGAAAGTTTCTTCCCTTCTCCTAATGTTGTATACAGGCGTGTGGAAGTAAAAAATATTAAAGATAAATCAACAAGAATAGGTAGTGGCTCTGTAGTACATGAGTTTTACACAGCCTTTGATTATCCGACGATCACAAAAGAAACACCGATGGTACCGAAGCGATCCAAACCTAATGCAGTTTTCAGATTGCTTAAGATACAGAACAATGATAAAATGACAACCTCTCAGGGATACGTGGTTGAGCTTAATGATATGCATGGTCAACAGAAAGCTCAATGGGTCTACCAGGAAGGTAATTCAACTCCTATATCTGGAGTAGAATATTTCTACAAAGAGAAGGTTATTACGGAGACTGTTGTGCTTGGAGGTAAATCGACAACAATCACTAAAAAAATGCTGGATAATGAAGTTGATGTTATCAGCAAAGGTGCAGGGAATCTGGTACAGAAAAAGCAGCTTGGGGTAGAGTTTGATATAGTTGCTGATATGAGGGAATCGAACAGCACTACTGCCAGCGGAGGTGTCAGCGGAAATCTGGATGCATTCCTTGCTGCAATATTGCCGTTTGCGCTTCCTATGGCGCTTCCGGCATTGAGTAAAGAGCAGACTCGATACAGGTCAGCAGTAGTTACAAAAATTATTAACAGAAGCGGGTTGATTGACAGAGTTGTGGCACATGATCTTGGTGCTTCAGTAACCACTGAGAATCGCCTTTATGATAATGAGACTGGTGAAGTGCTGCTTACTAAAACAACAAATCAGTTTAATGATCCTGTTTACAACTTTACATACCCTGCTCATTGGGCTTATGACAGAATGGGACCGGCATATAAAAACTCAGGCATTGTGCTGAGTGGAACAATAGATCTCAATGCTCTTCCTTCCGGAACAGCATCCTACTTTGTTCCTGGGGATGTCCTAGCACTTAGAAGTGCTTCTGGAAATAAAACCGGCTGGGTAAGTAGTGTAAGTTCAAATTCCATTCAGGTTTGGGATAAAAGCGGGTCGCAATTATCCAATGGTCCATATACTTCTATAAAGATATTAAAATCAGGGAGAAAGAACCAGCAGGCTACGCCAATTGGTAATGTGACAACTCTGACAAATCCGGTTACAGACATGAACGGAGATGGAAAGTTTGAGCTGAACTTTAGTCAGGTGGTTAGTGCAAGCGCCATAGAGTTCTGGGAAAGCTGGAAAGTATTCTGTAATTGCGGAATTAATGTAGAAGGAACATATAATCCATATGTATCTGGAAAACAAGGAAACTGGAGAGCCAAAAAATCTTATCTCTACCTGACTGAGAGAACGCAGAATACATTGAATAATAATACAAGTATAAGATCTGATGGTCTTTTCAAAAGTTTCACACCATTCTGGATACCACCAGCTGTAGCTGGCAACTGGACTATGGATCCCACGAACTGGACATATACTTCAGAGGTTACCCTC
Protein-coding sequences here:
- a CDS encoding LytR/AlgR family response regulator transcription factor, which produces MDIIIIEDEPITAEDLREIIIQVNPQSNVVKILSSVKEAISYLKANPTVDLIFSDIQLGDGLSFEIYQQVDVKAPIVFCTAYDEYALTAFRTNGIHYILKPFNEVMIQEALTKFHSLKSTFSLDSQALLQLMQTLTRAPQEKSTSILVYQREKVIPVKIKDIALFYIKNEVCHLHTFDQKNYLVNKSLDEIQQIVGNDFYRANRQFIINRDAIKEASSYLARKVNIILNIPFNESIMVSKEKMSDFYVWLTGE
- a CDS encoding OmpH family outer membrane protein; amino-acid sequence: MNNSFKIFSALFILLFLIGGVGIYLLIPKIGYINSSKVFSEFKLKKELETDLKKLELAKQRDLDSLKAELEISYNELNNSAKKSEKNINEFKVAQQQYYIREKQYNENYQRAADEYTQQVWKQLNTFIKEFGKKKGYDFVLGANGAGEIMYADENDDLTEEVLEYCNKRYDGDIK
- a CDS encoding sensor histidine kinase, whose translation is MQYTIPLKVLVRESGRLFLFFLVGTVLITSLQELSLKGLLIKFITLSTLFISYFAINIVLFSFFDKRRKYPGERISRKTFAIGYPLTLIVFTLQHTLLLYLHNTGIFVQKSLPGTGVEPLNGWQLAIFISYANFVMYTFIFLIHNFVIDQYEKNRIQMELLQLKASNMETTNQLLQQQIKPHFLFNALNILKSLIRKDPKSAETYLLKLSDFLRVTITKNKSGTATIREELKICNDYMEMQKIRFGDALIYHVNLNEKDEFYNKKLPFFSIQPLLENAIKHNELTPENPLCITIETEGNSIIVQNNLQLKTKVEVSTGNGHSILKERYKLLTGDDVQIDQNDKAYSVSLKILDE